ACTTGTTGCTGGTGTGGAATTCCGCGAGGGCGATCATCGGGATGATCGCGATCAGCGCCAGGTACATCGATCCGGGCCAGGTGATCCGGGTCAGGATGAAGTTCAGGTAATCGGCGGTCGGCTTGCCCGCGCGGATGCCCGGGATGAAGCCACCGTACTTCTTCATGTTGTCCGCGACTTCTTCGGGGTTGAACGTGATGGCCACGTAGAAGAAGGCGAAGAACAGGATCAGCAGGAAGTACGCGGCCATGTACAGGCCCGAGTAGCCCTGGACGTTGTAGCCGAGCTCGTTGTGGATCCACTGGGCCCAGCCGTGCGAGAAGGTCGGGTCGGCGAACTGGACCACGAGCACCGGCAGCTGGAGCAGCGAGGAGGCGAAGATGATCGGGATGACACCCGGTTGGTTCACCTTGATCGGGATATAGGTCGAGGAGCCGCCGTACATCCGGCGGCCGACCATGCGCTTGGCGTACTGCACCGGCACCCGGCGCTGGCCCTGCTCGATGAAGACCACCAGGCCGACCAGCACGATGCCGATCAGGATGACTCCGAAGAAGACCACCCAGCCGCCGCCGAGGGTGGAGGAGGACTTGATGGACCACAGCTGGGTCGGCAGCTGCGAGGCGATCGAGGTGAACATCAGCAGGGACATGCCGTTGCCGACGCCGCGGTCGGTGATCAGCTCGCCCAGCCACATGATGATCGAGGTGGCCGCGACCATGACCGCGACCATGACCGCGATGCCGAACGTGTCGACCTTCGGGTAGATGATCGGGGTCGAGCACTGCACGCCGAAGAGGTAGGCGCTGTTGCCGCGCGCGGTGGCCACCAGGCCGGTCGCCTGCAGGATCGCCAGACCCACCGTCAGGTACCGGGTGTACTGGGTGATCTTCGTCTGACCCGCCTGGCCCTCCTTCTTGAGGGCGTCCAGGCGCGGGATCACCACCGTCAACAGCTGCAGGATGATCGACGCGGTGATGTACGGCATGATGCCGAGCGCGAAGACCGACAGCTGCAGCAGCGCGTTGCCGGAGAACAGGTTGATCAGGCCGAGGGCGTTGCCGGAGGCACCGGAGACGCCGAGACAGGCCTTGATCGCGGCCGAGTCCACACCGGGGGCCGGGATGTGGGAGCCGACCCGGAACAGGGCCATGACCCCGAGCGTGAAAAGCAGCTTCTTGCGCAGGTCCGGGGTCCGGAAGGCCCGGCCGAAGGCAGAGAGCACTGTTCCTCCTGCGCGCTTGCCGACGGCCCGTGCGAGGCCCGCGGCGGCGGTTGACGATGATGCGGTACTGGGTGGGGGCGTGGACCCGCAGACGGAGTCGGACATTGCTGTCTCAACCCGGCACTTCAGGTGAAGATGCGATCCACTGGCTTTCGGTTCCCGCGGGCAGGCTTGAGTCACCTGCGGACACCTCGGCTCGCGACATCTTACGCAATACTCATCGCCCAAAGCGAGAGCCCGGGGAAAGCTCCGTGATACCGGCGGCAAAACGCCCCGGATCCATGAAAGATCCAGGGCGCGGACGCCGGGCGCGTCGGGCGGCGGCTCCCCCCGTGGGGGGAGCCGCCGCCGTCTGCGGGGCCTTACTTGGCGCCGAGTTCCTCGGCGCTGCCGCCGGCGGCGGCGATCTTCGTCTTGGCGGACGCGGAGTACGCGTCGACCTTGACGTTCAGCGCGACCGAGATCTCGCCGGTGCCGAGCACCTTGACGAGCTCGTTCTTGCGCACCGCGCCCTTGGCCACCAGGTCGGCGACGGTGACGTCGCCGCCCTGCGGGTAGAGCTCGGCCAGCTTGGCCAGGTTGACCACCTGGTACTCGACCCGGAAGTGGTTCTTGAACCCGCCGAGCTTGGGCAGCCGCATGTGCAGCGGCATCTGCCCGCCCTCGAAGCGCTCCGGCACCTGGTAACGGGCCTTGGTGCCCTTGGTACCGCGACCGGCGGTCTTACCCTTGGAGCCCTCACCGCGACCCACCCGGGTCTTCGGCGTCTTGGCACCCGGGGCGGGCCGCAGGTGGTGCACCTTGAGCACGTGCTGCTTCTCCTGCTCCGACATCAGTCGACCTCCTCAACTTCGACGAGGTGGCGGACCGTGTGGACCATGCCGCGGAACTCCGGCCGGTCCTCCTTGATCACCACGTCGTTGATCCGCTTGAGGCCGAGCGACCGCAGCGTCTCGCGGTGGTTCTGCTTCGTGCCGATCTTCGACCGGACCTGCGTGATCTTCAGCTTGGCCATGTCAGGCACCCACTCCCGCGCGGGCGCGCAGCAGAGCGGCCGGGGCCACGTCCTCGAGCGGCAGGCCGCGGCGGGCCGCGATCTCCTCGGGACGCACGAGGCCCTTGAGCGCGGCGACGGTGGCGTGCACCACGTTGATCGCGTTGTCCGAGCCCATGGACTTGGACAGCACGTCGTGGATGCCCGCGCACTCGAGCACGGCGCGCACGGCGCCGCCGGCGATCACACCGGTACCGGCGGAGGCCGGCTTGAGCATCACGACGCCGGCCGCGGCCTCGCCGACGATCGGATGCGGGATGGTGCCCTGGATGCGCGGCACCTTGAAGAAGTGCTTCTTGGCCTCCTCCACGCCCTTGGCGATGGCGGCCGGCACCTCCTTGGCCTTGCCGTAGCCGACACCGACGGTGCCGTCGCCGTCGCCCACGACGACCAGGGCGGTGAAGGAGAACCGACGTCCGCCCTTCACGACCTTGGCCACGCGGTTGATGGTCACGACGCGCTCGACGTAGGCGGTCTTCTCGGCGGCCGGGGTGGAGTCCTGGTTCCGGCGGTCGCGACGGTCCCGACGCTCTCCACCCTCACCACGACCCTGGCCACCCGGGGCGCCACCGCGGCGCTGGGGTCCGGGCATCAGGAATCCCTCATTTCAGTGTTCTGGTTCATGGTCGTCATCAGAAGTCCAGTCCGGCTTCGCGGGCGCCCTCGGCGACCGCGGCCACCCGGCCGTGGTACTTGTTGCCGGCCCGGTCGAACACGACCGTGGAGACGCCGGCGGCCTTCGCGCGCTCGGCGACGAGCTTGCCGACCTCGCGGGACAGGTCCACCTTCTTGCCGTCGGCCGAACGCAGCCCGGCCTCCATGGTGGAGGCGGAGGCCAGCGTGTGGCCGAGCTTGTCGTTGACGACCTGGGCCACCATGTGCCGGTTGGAGCGGGTCACGACGAGGCGCGGACGCTCCTCGGTGCCGTTGACGCGCTTGCGCACCCGGATGTGCCGGCGCTTGAGCGCGACCGACTTCTTGGCGTTGCCCTTGGCGATCTTGTAACCGTACGCCATGGCTACTTACCAGCCTTTCCGACCTTGCGGCGGATGACTTCACCCTGGTACCGCACGCCCTTGGCCTTGTAGGGGTCGGGCTTGCGCAGCTTGCGGATGTTCGCAGCCGTCTCACCGACCAACTGCTTGTCGATGCCGGAGACCACGAACCGGGTCGGGGCCTCGACGGTGAAGGAGATGCCCTCGGCCGGGTCCACCAGGATCGGGTGCGAGTAGCCGAGCGCGAACTCCAGGCTGGAGCCCTTCGCCGTGACGCGGTAACCGACACCGGAGATCTCCATGACCTTCGAGTAGCCGGTGGTCACGCCGATGATCATGTTGTTGATCAGGGTACGGGTCAGGCCGTGGCGCTCCTTGGCGGCGCGCTCGTCGTTGGGACGGGTCACCTGCAGGGTGCCGTCCTCGGCCTTCTCCACCGAGATCGGGTTGACGACGGTGTGGCTCAGGGTGCCCTTCGGGCCCTTCACCGTCACGTCGCTTCCGTCGATGCTGACTTCGACGCCGGCCGGGACCGGGATCGGCAGCCGTCCAATACGAGACATAGCTGTCTTTACTCCCTTCCGGACTTACCAGACGTAGGCGAGGACTTCTCCGCCTACGCCCTTCTTGGCGGCCTGTCGGTCGGTCAGCAGACCGGACGACGAGGAGATGATGGCGACGCCGAGCCCGCCGAGCACCTTCGGCAGGTTGGTGGACTTGGCGTAGACGCGCAGACCCGGCTTGGAGATGCGCTTGATGCCGGCGATCGACCGCTCGCGGTTCGGGCCGAACTTGAGGTCGATGATCAGGTTCTTCCCGACCTCGAGGTCTTCGACGGCGTAGCCGGCGATGTAGCCCTCCTGCTTGAGGATCTCGGCGATGCGAGCCTTCAGCTTGGAGGACGGCATGGTGACCTGGTCGTGGTACGCCGAGTTGGCGTTGCGCAGACGCGTGAGCATGTCTGCGATCGGGTCAGTCATGGTCATAAGGGGGCCTTGGGCCTTCCCACCGCGGTTTCCGGCCCACGCGCATCGTGGAGTACCCACCCTGAGGTGCGGTGCCCTTGATTCGCCGGGAGGACCTACGGCGTCGTAGTGACAATTGCTAGGGCACCTGGAATGGCCTACGACCGAACCAGCGGTCACCGGGTATCCGGAAGACTGCTGCGCAGGGCAGAAGCCGCGGACCTGGGTGACGGACTCGCTTTCGCTAGAGCGCCCAGACGCGCGCAGGCCCGAGGGCGCACACGCGTCGGACCAGGCTAACAGAGCATCCCCGGCCCGCCCAAATCGGACAGTGGCGCGAACCCGCCGCGCGGACCGCGGTGCGCGTACCCTGCGGAGCATGACTTCGGGGGGAAATCCTACTTTCGGCGCGCAGCAGCTCTCGCACCGACCCGGCAGGCTGCGGCCGGTCGCCCGCCGCGGCCGCTGGATCGCCGGCGGACTCGCGCTGCAACTCGTCGGCGTCGGCGCTCCGGTCGACTACGTGTACAGCAAGGCCAAGCATCTCGGGGTCGGCGACGCACTGACGTTCGCCACGTTCAAGCTGGCCTGGCACAACTCGCTGCACACCAGGGCCGGCGCGGTGACGCTCGCCGTGGGCCTCGTGCTGTTCGCGATCGGGAGTGTGCTGCTGGCCCGGCCGTTCACGAAGAACATCGTGACGCTGGTCGTCGTCGTGCCGCTGGCCGCCATGGGCGGGGCGTTCATCCTCGGAGTGGTCGCGCTCGTCATCGCCTTGCTCATCGTCATACTCGACAACGGCTTCGACGGATTCGACGGCGTCGGCGGTGCCGATCTCGGCGGCTCGAGCAGGCGGCGGGAGGACGAGCCCGCCAGCGAGCCCGCCAGGAACAGGCCCAGGGTCATCGAGCTCAAGCCCGTAGCGCCCGAGGCCGAGAAGCCCGAGGACAGGGAGCTGCGGCCGTAGCCGCCACTCGGCTCAGCTTCGCTCCTCGCGCCGGGACTGTTGGAACTCGCGGGCGACGGCCCAGGCGTCCGCGACCGGGCCGAGGTGGCCGAGCTTGTCCGGGTTGATCACCGAGCGGATCGCCCGGATCCGGCCGTCGACCACGTCGAGGGACACCGCGCCGCCCACGTTGCCGTCCCGGTCGCGCATGACCGCGCCGGGCTGGCCGTTGATCTCGCACAGCTCGGGCCGGACGAGCCGCAGCATCGCGGGGTAGAGGGCCGCGAGCACGCGGGCGACCGCGTCGATCCCGGCCGCGTCGGTGGCGAGCGCCGGCGCCTTGCCTCCGGTGTCGCCGACCAGCTGCACGTCAGCGGCGAGCAGCTCGCGCAGACCGTCGACGTCCCCGTCGCGCAGGGCGTCGAAGAAGCGGGCCGCGAGCTTCTCGCGCTCGCGGTGGTCCGCCTCGAACCTGGGCCGGCCGAGGTCCATGTGCCGGCGGGCGCGGACCGCGAGCTGGCGGCAGGCCGCCTCCGACCGGCCGACCGCGGCAGCGGCCGCAGCTCTTCGAACTCTGTCACCCGCGCGGACGCCGCCGGCTTGCTGCTGATATCGGCCATGCCATCGCCTCCCCCGCACCCATCATGCCACGCCGAAACGATCAGGCCCCTCACACTGACGTGTGAGGGGCCTGACGAGTCGTTCTGCTCCGCGTCAACGCGCGGGGCGGACTACCAGCTCGACTTGGTCACGCCGGGCAGCTCGCCCGCGTGCGCCATCTCGCGCAGGCAGACCCGGCACAGGCCGAACTTGCGGTACACCGAGTGCGGACGGCCGCACTTCTGGCACCGGGTGTAGCCGCGCACCTTGAACTTCGGCTTGCGGTTCGCCTTGTTGATCAGCGCTGTCTTCGCCATGATCAGGCCTCCTTGAAGGGGAAGCCGAGCAGCTTGAGCAGCGCGCGGCCCTCGGCGTCGTTCTTAGCGGTGGTCACGACCGTGATGTCCATACCGCGGACCCGGTCGATCCGGTCGGGGTCGATCTCGTGGAACATCGACTGCTCGTTGAGACCGAAGGTGTAGTTGCCCTTGCCGTCGAACTGCTTCGGCGACAGGCCGCGGAAGTCACGGATGCGCGGGAGCGCGATCGAGACCAGGCGGTCCAGGAACTCCCACATGTAGTCCCCGCGCAGGGTGACGTGGGTGCCGATCGGCTGGCCCTCGCGCAGCTTGAACTGCGCGATGGACTTGCGGGCCTTGGTCACGGCCGGCTTCTGGCCGGTGATGGCCTGCAGGTCGCGGATGGCGCCCTCGATCAGCTTCGAGTCACGGGCGGCGTCGCCGACACCCATGTTCACGACGACCTTCGTCACGCCCGGGATCTGCATGACGTTCTCGTACTTGAACTGCTCGCGCATCGCCGGGGCGATCTCGGCGCGGTACCGCTCCTTCAGGCGCGGCGCGACCTTGGTCTGCTCGTCGGTCACGGTCATCAGATCGCCTCTCCGGTCTTCTTCGCGAACCGCACGGAACGCGTGACCGTCTTGGTCGTGCCGTCCGGGAGCCTGCGCTCCTGCTCCTCACGCCGGAAACCGACGCGGGTGACGACCTTCTTGCCCTCGTGCTCCACCACCAGCATCACGTTGCTGACCTGGATCGGAGCCTCGGTCGTGATGATGCCGCCGGTCTGCGAGCCACGCGCGGTCTGGCCGACCTTGGTGTGCTTCTTGACCCGGTTCACGCCCTCGACGATGACCTTGCCGTCCTTGGGCAGCGCCACGATGACCTTGCCCTGCAGGCCCTTGTCCTTGCCGGCGATGACCTGGACCAGGTCGCCCTTGCGGATCTTCTGCTTCGGCATGGTTAGAGCACCTCCGGCGCGAGCGAGATGATGCGCATGTAGCGCTTGTCACGCAGCTCACGGCCGACCGGGCCGAAGATACGGGTACCGCGCGGGTCCCCGCCGTCCTTGATCAGGACGGCCGCGTTCTCGTCGAAGCGGATGTACGAGCCGTCCGGACGGCGACGCTCCTTGACCGTGCGCACGACGACGGCCTTGACGACGTCGCCCTTCTTCACGCCGGCGCCCGGAAGCGCGTCCTTGACGGTGGCGACGATGACGTCGCCGATGCCCGCGTAGCGGCGGCTCGAGCCACCGAGAACCCGGATGCACAGGATTTCCTTAGCACCGGTGTTGTCGGCGACCCGCAGCCGCGATTCCTGCTGAATCACGTTCTACTCCTGACTGGTGGCCGCACCGCTCGGTGCGACCCGTCTCTTCGCAGAAAGCTCCACCCCCGGCGCCGTGCGGCGCCGGGAGCATGAGGCTGCTTACTTGGCCTTCTCCAGGATCTCGACCACGCGCCAGCGCTTGGTCGCCGAGAGCGGCCGGGTCTCCATGAGCAGCACGCGGTCGCCGATGCCACAGCTGTTCTGCTCGTCATGGGCCTTGAGCTTGCTGGTACGGCGGATGACCTTGCCGTACACGCGGTGCTTGACCCGGTCCTCGACCGACACGACGACGGTCTTGTCCATCTTGTCCGACACGACAAGGCCCTCACGGGTCTTGCGCGCGCCACGCTGCTCGGCGGTCTCCGCCACGTTGGTCACCTCGTTGCTCATGCGGCACCGTCCGACGTGGTGATGCCCAACTCGCGCTCGCGCTGGATCGTGTAGACCCGGGCGATGTCCGCCTTGACGGCCTTCATCCGGCCGTGGTTCTCCAGCTGGCCGGTGGCCTGCTGGAAACGGAGGTTGAACAGCTCCTCCTTGGCCTCGCGGAGCTTGTCCACCAGAGCCTCGTCCGACAGCTCACGCAGCTCCTGCGTAGCGGTTCCGGCTGCCATCAGATCTCACCTGCCTCGCGCTTGATGATCCGGCACTTGAGCGGCAGCTTGTGCGACGCGCGCAGCAGAGCCTCCCGAGCGACCTTCTCGTTGGGGTAGGAGAGCTCGAACAGCACCCGACCCGGCTTGACGTTCGCGACCCACCACTCGGGCGAGCCCTTGCCGGAACCCATCCGGGTCTCGGCCGGCTTCTTGGTCAGCGGACGGTCCGGGAAGATCTGGATCCAGACCTTGCCGCCACGGCGGATGTGCCGGTTGATCGCGATACGCGCCGACTCGATCTGCCGGTTCGTCACGTACGCCGGGGTCAGCGCCTGGATGCCGTACTCGCCGAAGTTCAGCTCGTTGCCGCCCTTCGACGCACCGTGGCGGTCCGGGTGGTGCTGCTTGCGGTGCTTGACCCTGCGGGGGATCAGCATGGCCTAGCCCTCCTTCGGTGCTTCGGCAACCGCGACGGCCTCGGCCGCGGGGGCCTCGGTCGCCGCCGGAGCGGTGTTCTCGGTACGGCGCTCGCCGCCGCGTCCGCCGCGCTCGCCGCCGCGGGCCGGACGCCCGCCGCGCGGACGGTCGCCGCCACGACGGTCGTCACGACCGCCGGTGGACGGGCGCCGCTGCTCGGCGGCGGCCGCGGCACGCGCCGCGCTGAGCGAGGTGACGTCGCCCTTGTAGACCCAGACCTTCACGCCGATCCGGCCGAAGGTGGTACGGGCCTCGTAGAAGCCGTAGTCGATGTTCGCGCGCAGCGTGTGCAGGGGCACGCGGCCCTCGCGGTACTGCTCGGAACGCGACATCTCCGCGCCGCCCAGACGTCCGGAGACCTGGACCTTCACGCCCTTGGCGCCGGCCTTCATGGTCGTCTGGATCGCCTTGCGCATGGCGCGCCGGAACGCGACTCGCGAGGAGAGCTGCTCGGCCACGCCCTGCGCGATGAGCTGGGCGTCCATCTCGGGGTTCTTCACCTCGAGGATGTTGAGCTGCACCTGCTTGCCGGTGAGCTTCTCCAGCTCACCGCGGATGCGCTCGGCCTCGGCGCCGCGCCGGCCGATCACGATGCCCGGACGCGCCGTGTGGATGTCCACGCGGACGCGGTCGCGGGTGCGCTCGATCTCGACCTTGGAGATGCCGGCCCGCTCCATGCCCTTGGTCATGAGCTTGCGGATCTCGACGTCTTCCTTGACGTACGCCTTGTACATCTTGTCGGCGTACCAGCGCGACTTGAAGTCGGTGGTGATACCGAGGCGGAACCCGTGCGGGTTGACTTTCTGGCCCATTACCGGGTCCTGCCCTTCTTCGCGGCGACCTCGGACTGCTCGACCACGATGGTGATGTGGCTCGAACGCTTGCGGATACGGTACGCACGGCCCTGGGCGCGCGGACGGAACCGCTTGAGCGTCGGGCCCTCGTCCACGTAGGCGGCCGTGATGACCAGATCGCCGTGGAGCTGCTTGTTGTTGCGGGCGTTGGCGGCCGCCGAGGCGACGCACTTGTAGACCGGCTCGGCTGCGGCCCAGGGGGCGAAGCGCAGGTAGTCCAGCGCCTGCTCCACCGGGACGCCGCGGACCTGGTCCACCACGCGACGGACCTTCATCGGGGTCATCCGGACGTGGCGGGCCTGCGCGAGCGCCTGGTTGTCCGCCAGGTCCTTGGCCTTGTTCTCAGCCACGGCGCGACCTCCGATCGTCCTTCACGTGACCCTTGAAGGTGCGGGTCGGGGCGAACTCGCCCAGCTTGTGGCCGACCATCGACTCGGTGACGAACACCGGGATGTGCTTGCGGCCGTCGTGCACGGCGATCGTGTGGCCCAGCATCGCCGGGACGATCATCGAGCGCCGAGACCACGTCTTGATGACGTTGTGGGTGTTCTTCTCGTTCTGGGCGTCCACCTTCTTGATCAGGTGGTCGTCCACGAAGGGACCCTTCTTGAGACTGCGCGGCATCTAGACCTCCTCCTAGCGCTTCTTGTTCGACTTGCGGCGACGGACGATGTACTTGTCACTGGCCTTGCCCGGCTGGCGGGTGCGGCCTTCCTTCTGACCCCAGGGCGAGACCGGGTGGCGACCACCGGAGGTCTTGCCCTCACCACCACCGTGCGGGTGGTCGATCGGGTTCATCGCGACACCGCGGACGGTCGGGCGCTTGCCCTTCCAGCGCATGCGGCCGGCCTTGCCCCAGTTGATGTTGGCCTGCTCGGCGTTGCCGACCTCGCCGACGGTGGCGCGGCAGCGCGCGTCGACGTTGCGGATCTCGCCGGAGGGCATACGCAGCTGGGCGTAGGGGCCGTCCTTGGCGACGAGCTGCACGCTGGCGCCGGCCGAACGGGCGATCTTCGCGCCGCCGCCGGGCCGCAGCTCGATGGCGTGGATGGTCGTACCGGTCGGGATGTTGCGCAGCGGCAGGTTGTTGCCCGGCTTGATGTCCGCGTTGGGGCCGGACTCGATCGGGTCGCCCTGCTTGAGCTTCGCGGGAGCGATGATGTAGCGCTTGGTGCCGTCCACGTAGTGGAGCAGCGCGATGCGCGCGGTGCGGTTGGGGTCGTACTCGATGTGCGCGACCTTCGCCGGCACGCCGTCCTTGTCATCCCGACGGAAGTCGATGACACGGTAGGCGCGCTTGTGGCCACCGCCCTGGTGACG
This genomic window from Actinospica robiniae DSM 44927 contains:
- the rplO gene encoding 50S ribosomal protein L15, which encodes MSEQEKQHVLKVHHLRPAPGAKTPKTRVGRGEGSKGKTAGRGTKGTKARYQVPERFEGGQMPLHMRLPKLGGFKNHFRVEYQVVNLAKLAELYPQGGDVTVADLVAKGAVRKNELVKVLGTGEISVALNVKVDAYSASAKTKIAAAGGSAEELGAK
- the rpsH gene encoding 30S ribosomal protein S8, with translation MTMTDPIADMLTRLRNANSAYHDQVTMPSSKLKARIAEILKQEGYIAGYAVEDLEVGKNLIIDLKFGPNRERSIAGIKRISKPGLRVYAKSTNLPKVLGGLGVAIISSSSGLLTDRQAAKKGVGGEVLAYVW
- the rplR gene encoding 50S ribosomal protein L18, with protein sequence MAYGYKIAKGNAKKSVALKRRHIRVRKRVNGTEERPRLVVTRSNRHMVAQVVNDKLGHTLASASTMEAGLRSADGKKVDLSREVGKLVAERAKAAGVSTVVFDRAGNKYHGRVAAVAEGAREAGLDF
- the rpsC gene encoding 30S ribosomal protein S3 yields the protein MGQKVNPHGFRLGITTDFKSRWYADKMYKAYVKEDVEIRKLMTKGMERAGISKVEIERTRDRVRVDIHTARPGIVIGRRGAEAERIRGELEKLTGKQVQLNILEVKNPEMDAQLIAQGVAEQLSSRVAFRRAMRKAIQTTMKAGAKGVKVQVSGRLGGAEMSRSEQYREGRVPLHTLRANIDYGFYEARTTFGRIGVKVWVYKGDVTSLSAARAAAAAEQRRPSTGGRDDRRGGDRPRGGRPARGGERGGRGGERRTENTAPAATEAPAAEAVAVAEAPKEG
- the secY gene encoding preprotein translocase subunit SecY is translated as MLSAFGRAFRTPDLRKKLLFTLGVMALFRVGSHIPAPGVDSAAIKACLGVSGASGNALGLINLFSGNALLQLSVFALGIMPYITASIILQLLTVVIPRLDALKKEGQAGQTKITQYTRYLTVGLAILQATGLVATARGNSAYLFGVQCSTPIIYPKVDTFGIAVMVAVMVAATSIIMWLGELITDRGVGNGMSLLMFTSIASQLPTQLWSIKSSSTLGGGWVVFFGVILIGIVLVGLVVFIEQGQRRVPVQYAKRMVGRRMYGGSSTYIPIKVNQPGVIPIIFASSLLQLPVLVVQFADPTFSHGWAQWIHNELGYNVQGYSGLYMAAYFLLILFFAFFYVAITFNPEEVADNMKKYGGFIPGIRAGKPTADYLNFILTRITWPGSMYLALIAIIPMIALAEFHTSNKFPFGGTSILILVGVGLETVKQIESQLQQHNYEGFLR
- the rpsS gene encoding 30S ribosomal protein S19 gives rise to the protein MPRSLKKGPFVDDHLIKKVDAQNEKNTHNVIKTWSRRSMIVPAMLGHTIAVHDGRKHIPVFVTESMVGHKLGEFAPTRTFKGHVKDDRRSRRG
- the rplP gene encoding 50S ribosomal protein L16, giving the protein MLIPRRVKHRKQHHPDRHGASKGGNELNFGEYGIQALTPAYVTNRQIESARIAINRHIRRGGKVWIQIFPDRPLTKKPAETRMGSGKGSPEWWVANVKPGRVLFELSYPNEKVAREALLRASHKLPLKCRIIKREAGEI
- a CDS encoding type Z 30S ribosomal protein S14, coding for MAKTALINKANRKPKFKVRGYTRCQKCGRPHSVYRKFGLCRVCLREMAHAGELPGVTKSSW
- the rplF gene encoding 50S ribosomal protein L6 gives rise to the protein MSRIGRLPIPVPAGVEVSIDGSDVTVKGPKGTLSHTVVNPISVEKAEDGTLQVTRPNDERAAKERHGLTRTLINNMIIGVTTGYSKVMEISGVGYRVTAKGSSLEFALGYSHPILVDPAEGISFTVEAPTRFVVSGIDKQLVGETAANIRKLRKPDPYKAKGVRYQGEVIRRKVGKAGK
- the rplE gene encoding 50S ribosomal protein L5, with translation MTVTDEQTKVAPRLKERYRAEIAPAMREQFKYENVMQIPGVTKVVVNMGVGDAARDSKLIEGAIRDLQAITGQKPAVTKARKSIAQFKLREGQPIGTHVTLRGDYMWEFLDRLVSIALPRIRDFRGLSPKQFDGKGNYTFGLNEQSMFHEIDPDRIDRVRGMDITVVTTAKNDAEGRALLKLLGFPFKEA
- the rplB gene encoding 50S ribosomal protein L2; its protein translation is MGIRKYKPTTPGRRGASVADFVEITRDTPEKSLVRPLHSKGGRNAQGRVTVRHQGGGHKRAYRVIDFRRDDKDGVPAKVAHIEYDPNRTARIALLHYVDGTKRYIIAPAKLKQGDPIESGPNADIKPGNNLPLRNIPTGTTIHAIELRPGGGAKIARSAGASVQLVAKDGPYAQLRMPSGEIRNVDARCRATVGEVGNAEQANINWGKAGRMRWKGKRPTVRGVAMNPIDHPHGGGEGKTSGGRHPVSPWGQKEGRTRQPGKASDKYIVRRRKSNKKR
- the rpsE gene encoding 30S ribosomal protein S5; its protein translation is MPGPQRRGGAPGGQGRGEGGERRDRRDRRNQDSTPAAEKTAYVERVVTINRVAKVVKGGRRFSFTALVVVGDGDGTVGVGYGKAKEVPAAIAKGVEEAKKHFFKVPRIQGTIPHPIVGEAAAGVVMLKPASAGTGVIAGGAVRAVLECAGIHDVLSKSMGSDNAINVVHATVAALKGLVRPEEIAARRGLPLEDVAPAALLRARAGVGA
- the rplN gene encoding 50S ribosomal protein L14, yielding MIQQESRLRVADNTGAKEILCIRVLGGSSRRYAGIGDVIVATVKDALPGAGVKKGDVVKAVVVRTVKERRRPDGSYIRFDENAAVLIKDGGDPRGTRIFGPVGRELRDKRYMRIISLAPEVL
- the rpmC gene encoding 50S ribosomal protein L29, yielding MAAGTATQELRELSDEALVDKLREAKEELFNLRFQQATGQLENHGRMKAVKADIARVYTIQRERELGITTSDGAA
- the rplX gene encoding 50S ribosomal protein L24; amino-acid sequence: MPKQKIRKGDLVQVIAGKDKGLQGKVIVALPKDGKVIVEGVNRVKKHTKVGQTARGSQTGGIITTEAPIQVSNVMLVVEHEGKKVVTRVGFRREEQERRLPDGTTKTVTRSVRFAKKTGEAI
- the rplV gene encoding 50S ribosomal protein L22, with the protein product MAENKAKDLADNQALAQARHVRMTPMKVRRVVDQVRGVPVEQALDYLRFAPWAAAEPVYKCVASAAANARNNKQLHGDLVITAAYVDEGPTLKRFRPRAQGRAYRIRKRSSHITIVVEQSEVAAKKGRTR
- the rpmD gene encoding 50S ribosomal protein L30, whose amino-acid sequence is MAKLKITQVRSKIGTKQNHRETLRSLGLKRINDVVIKEDRPEFRGMVHTVRHLVEVEEVD
- the rpsQ gene encoding 30S ribosomal protein S17, giving the protein MSNEVTNVAETAEQRGARKTREGLVVSDKMDKTVVVSVEDRVKHRVYGKVIRRTSKLKAHDEQNSCGIGDRVLLMETRPLSATKRWRVVEILEKAK